One Gloeothece verrucosa PCC 7822 DNA window includes the following coding sequences:
- a CDS encoding HU family DNA-binding protein — MNKGELVDEIASRAMVTKKQADAVLTAAIEAIMDAVSSGDKVTLVGFGSFEARERKAREGRNPKTGEKMVIPETKVPAFSAGKLFKEKVSP; from the coding sequence ATGAACAAAGGCGAATTAGTCGATGAAATCGCTAGCCGCGCTATGGTTACTAAAAAACAAGCAGATGCCGTCTTGACAGCAGCGATCGAAGCGATTATGGATGCGGTCTCTTCTGGAGATAAAGTAACCTTAGTAGGATTTGGCTCTTTTGAAGCGCGTGAACGGAAAGCCCGGGAAGGCCGTAATCCTAAAACGGGTGAAAAAATGGTGATTCCAGAAACGAAAGTCCCAGCTTTTTCTGCTGGTAAACTTTTTAAAGAAAAAGTTTCACCCTAG
- a CDS encoding Uma2 family endonuclease, with protein MVTLQLKQIDLLPGQKVVLREISWQQFEEIIKELGEHRSSRIAYSQGTLLIMTPLPEHEVVKEIISDLVKILLEELGLNCECFGSTTFKRQDLEQGIEPDESFYIQNYQQMIWKNRLDLMVDTPPDLAIEIEAKTDADFDNIRSDERFQSWLASDE; from the coding sequence ATGGTTACACTCCAACTTAAACAAATTGATCTTCTGCCAGGACAAAAGGTTGTCTTGCGTGAGATATCATGGCAACAATTTGAAGAAATTATCAAAGAACTAGGAGAACATCGGAGTTCACGGATTGCTTATAGTCAAGGTACGCTTTTAATTATGACTCCATTGCCAGAACATGAAGTAGTTAAGGAAATTATTAGCGATTTGGTCAAAATTTTGTTAGAAGAATTAGGGCTTAACTGTGAATGTTTTGGCTCGACAACATTTAAGCGGCAAGACTTAGAACAAGGAATTGAACCTGATGAGTCTTTTTATATCCAGAATTATCAGCAAATGATCTGGAAAAATCGCCTTGATTTGATGGTTGATACTCCTCCCGATTTGGCGATTGAAATTGAGGCAAAAACAGATGCAGATTTTGATAATATTCGGTCTGACGAACGCTTTCAATCATGGCTTGCTTCTGATGAATAA
- a CDS encoding protein kinase domain-containing protein, with amino-acid sequence MMGKLLDGRYQVTQILSQGGFGRTFLALDTKLPGNPICVVKQLHPATSSSSVLLKAQELFEREAKILQQLGEHPNIPRLLAYFEENKEFYLVEEYIVGKPLSAEFLIGQPLLEEQVITILVELLENLNFVHQNQVIHRDIKPDNIIRRSLDKKLVLIDFGSVKEVTQKDNSSKTLIGTPGYIPVEQAVGNPRFNSDLYAVGIIGIQALTGQMPQELPRNFNTEQILWHDLAKVTPELASILDKMICHDYRDRYQSAREVLEDIHRLIWSGQPGPVPTQPSPLPTQPHSLPTQLIDAEPKIKSPQKNNNSLVMIGGVASLVVLAAIGGGVIFSQIESIPNPKLSLNGKILDGFLTEQDKVFKKNSLNPLAPSDHQIFYYKDYYFKGNQGQKISIEMTSQQIDPSLKLVFPNSVDGVENDDISPSNPNAKIVVDLPETGIYKVIVTSSQPQETGSYQLSGKKL; translated from the coding sequence ATGATGGGAAAACTTCTTGATGGACGCTACCAGGTGACGCAAATTCTCAGTCAAGGAGGGTTTGGACGTACATTTTTAGCCCTAGATACTAAACTTCCTGGAAATCCAATTTGTGTTGTCAAGCAATTACATCCGGCCACCTCATCATCTAGTGTTTTGCTTAAAGCGCAAGAATTGTTTGAGCGGGAGGCGAAAATTTTACAACAGTTGGGTGAACATCCTAATATTCCTCGATTGTTAGCTTATTTTGAAGAAAATAAAGAATTTTATTTAGTAGAAGAATACATTGTTGGTAAACCTTTGTCGGCAGAATTCCTGATCGGGCAGCCGCTTCTTGAAGAACAAGTTATTACTATTTTAGTAGAATTACTGGAAAATCTGAATTTTGTTCACCAAAATCAGGTTATTCATAGAGATATTAAGCCTGACAATATTATTAGAAGAAGTTTAGATAAAAAATTAGTTTTAATAGATTTTGGTTCCGTTAAAGAAGTTACACAAAAAGATAATTCATCCAAGACATTAATAGGAACTCCAGGTTATATACCCGTTGAGCAAGCGGTTGGCAATCCTCGATTTAATAGTGATCTTTATGCTGTAGGAATCATTGGTATTCAAGCTCTGACCGGACAAATGCCTCAAGAACTTCCTCGGAATTTTAATACTGAACAAATCCTGTGGCATGATTTAGCCAAAGTCACACCAGAATTGGCTTCAATTTTAGATAAAATGATCTGTCATGATTACCGTGATCGCTATCAATCAGCTAGGGAAGTTTTAGAAGATATTCATCGCTTAATCTGGTCTGGTCAACCGGGCCCTGTACCCACTCAACCAAGTCCTTTACCCACTCAACCCCACTCTTTACCCACTCAATTAATTGATGCAGAGCCAAAAATTAAAAGTCCCCAAAAAAACAATAACAGTTTAGTCATGATTGGAGGGGTTGCAAGTTTAGTGGTATTGGCGGCTATAGGAGGAGGCGTAATTTTTTCTCAGATAGAATCTATTCCTAATCCCAAACTTTCTTTAAATGGCAAAATACTTGACGGATTTTTAACCGAGCAAGATAAAGTTTTTAAAAAAAATTCTTTAAATCCTCTTGCACCTTCTGACCATCAAATATTTTACTATAAAGATTATTACTTCAAAGGTAATCAAGGTCAAAAAATTAGTATTGAAATGACAAGTCAACAAATAGACCCTTCGCTTAAATTAGTATTTCCTAATAGTGTTGATGGAGTTGAAAATGATGATATCTCTCCTAGTAATCCCAATGCCAAAATCGTTGTAGATTTACCAGAAACGGGAATTTATAAAGTTATAGTGACTTCTTCCCAACCTCAAGAAACAGGGAGTTATCAACTATCGGGGAAAAAGCTTTAA
- a CDS encoding amino acid ABC transporter permease, which translates to MSNTLSPSPPIKPINPSEWIQKNLFSSWLNSLLTLISIIFIYWVGTHLINWIFTQANWQVITANFRLFFVGYYPVELLWRVWITLGITIFLGGLTWGILSRKTPLFNPTSLTVLFILAAICVLVTLITGIQSSLLLWGMLLILILTAFSGKKIGQQIPSLSSWLSPLWLLTFLVIWWLLRGGLFLQPVSLSLISGFILTIVVAIVSIFLCFPFGVLLALGRQSSLPVIRWLSIGYIEIIRGLPLIGILFMAQVMLPLVLPLGVRPDSIVRAIAGYTIFSAAYLAENIRGGLQSVPRGQTEAAIALGLNPLLVLGLIILPQALKAVIPTIVGQFISLFKDTSLLAIVGLVDLLGISQSILANPKYQGRNVEVYLFIAFIYWLCCSAMSLASRKLEQKPA; encoded by the coding sequence ATGTCTAACACTCTATCACCTTCCCCTCCCATAAAACCGATAAACCCCAGTGAATGGATACAAAAAAACCTCTTTAGCAGTTGGTTAAATAGCCTTTTAACCCTTATCAGTATCATCTTTATCTATTGGGTAGGAACACACCTAATAAACTGGATATTTACCCAAGCCAACTGGCAAGTCATTACAGCCAACTTTCGCCTATTCTTTGTCGGTTATTATCCCGTTGAATTATTATGGCGTGTTTGGATAACCCTAGGAATTACCATCTTTTTAGGCGGACTAACTTGGGGCATATTATCCCGTAAAACCCCCTTATTTAATCCAACCAGTTTAACCGTTTTATTTATTCTTGCCGCTATTTGTGTCTTAGTTACCCTGATAACAGGAATTCAATCCAGTCTCTTACTATGGGGAATGCTCCTAATCCTAATTCTCACCGCCTTTAGCGGCAAAAAAATTGGTCAACAAATCCCTTCATTAAGTAGCTGGTTAAGCCCCCTTTGGCTCTTAACTTTCTTAGTTATCTGGTGGCTATTACGAGGAGGATTATTTCTGCAACCCGTCTCTCTGAGCCTCATTAGCGGCTTTATTCTCACCATTGTAGTTGCTATTGTTAGCATATTTTTGTGCTTCCCCTTTGGCGTTTTATTAGCCTTGGGCAGACAAAGTTCCTTACCCGTAATCCGTTGGTTATCCATAGGTTACATAGAAATAATTCGAGGATTACCCTTAATTGGTATCCTCTTTATGGCTCAAGTCATGTTACCTTTAGTCTTACCTTTAGGAGTACGTCCCGATAGTATTGTCAGAGCGATCGCCGGATATACGATTTTTAGCGCCGCCTACCTAGCTGAAAACATCCGAGGCGGTTTACAGTCAGTACCCAGAGGACAAACCGAAGCCGCTATTGCCCTTGGATTAAACCCTTTGCTCGTATTAGGATTAATCATCTTACCTCAAGCCCTAAAAGCCGTTATTCCCACCATTGTCGGGCAATTTATCAGTCTGTTTAAAGATACCTCCCTATTAGCCATTGTAGGATTAGTAGATTTATTAGGGATTTCACAATCGATATTAGCCAATCCCAAGTATCAAGGGCGCAATGTAGAAGTATATCTATTTATTGCTTTTATTTATTGGTTATGTTGTTCTGCTATGTCCCTTGCCAGTCGCAAACTTGAACAAAAACCCGCTTAA
- a CDS encoding type II toxin-antitoxin system RelE family toxin translates to MTYTIIIPKSVQKQIDALPDEISDRVVEKIDQLVEDQRPEGSIKLKNLDNEYRIRVGDYRVRYEIDDENQVIRLLQCKHRRDVYRK, encoded by the coding sequence ATGACTTACACTATCATCATTCCTAAATCTGTCCAAAAACAAATCGATGCTCTGCCAGATGAGATAAGCGATCGCGTGGTTGAAAAAATCGACCAACTGGTTGAAGATCAACGTCCAGAGGGATCGATCAAGTTAAAAAACCTCGATAATGAATATCGTATTCGGGTTGGTGATTACCGAGTTCGCTATGAAATTGATGATGAAAATCAGGTGATTCGGCTCTTACAATGTAAGCATCGACGAGATGTTTATCGAAAGTAA
- a CDS encoding crossover junction endodeoxyribonuclease RuvC → MKYEFIIGVDPGLNYLAVSLLDSNKKLMDFNCIEQEQEKNLENKYNNINRKFTKWFSNFNKEKTIIILEFPVFMIKTENTKKVDKATEIIINAANKFDLKIHKIAPNHVKFLITGNSRISKVGLFEQVKGMVSNIPSTLSAYTNNHITDSIAIGLTGILDIEKDTPLSLA, encoded by the coding sequence ATGAAATATGAATTCATTATTGGAGTTGATCCAGGTTTGAATTATTTAGCAGTTAGTTTGCTAGATTCAAACAAAAAATTAATGGATTTCAACTGTATTGAACAAGAACAAGAAAAAAACTTGGAGAATAAATACAACAACATCAATAGAAAATTTACTAAATGGTTTTCCAATTTTAACAAAGAAAAAACAATAATAATTTTAGAGTTTCCTGTTTTTATGATTAAGACAGAAAATACAAAGAAAGTCGATAAAGCAACTGAGATAATTATAAATGCTGCTAATAAGTTTGATTTAAAAATTCACAAGATTGCTCCTAATCACGTAAAATTTTTGATTACTGGGAATAGTAGGATTAGTAAAGTAGGTTTATTTGAACAAGTAAAAGGAATGGTTAGTAATATTCCTTCTACTTTATCAGCTTATACAAACAATCACATTACTGATTCCATTGCTATTGGGCTAACTGGAATTCTCGATATAGAGAAAGATACTCCCTTATCTCTGGCTTAA
- a CDS encoding DUF21 domain-containing protein has translation MPHLLIVALLVLVGSALCACTETAILSVSPLRVRHLAQSNNQATKVLLNIRQNINHTFATIVMINNLFNNSQIRPYSFLKKPLKIYYFIN, from the coding sequence ATGCCGCATTTATTAATAGTAGCCCTCCTCGTCCTTGTTGGGTCTGCTCTTTGCGCTTGCACAGAAACAGCAATTTTGTCAGTTTCCCCGCTCCGGGTTAGACACCTAGCTCAATCTAATAATCAAGCGACGAAGGTTCTCTTAAATATTCGTCAAAATATTAATCATACTTTTGCGACTATTGTGATGATTAATAATTTATTTAATAATTCTCAAATTAGGCCCTATTCTTTTCTTAAAAAGCCATTAAAAATATATTATTTTATTAATTAA
- a CDS encoding sulfite exporter TauE/SafE family protein, which produces MGVNWLIFLVGGLFSGSLAGLLGIGGGTILVPLLIAIHHDQTHYQPVNAVATSLLAIVITSISGSIQNWRMGYLDLKRVIYIAIPSLFTAQIGTYLANSVPDYILLASFALLLIATIFLTNLRKQLASKTPTDSSKTTNLMVSYVIIGGSGGLLAGFFGVGGGVVMVPLQMLLIKENIKTAVQTSLGIIVITSIAACAGHALQGNVQFLEGLLLGIGGLIGAQISTRFLPRLSDQLVTFLFRTLLAILSFYFLWKAWIAFYS; this is translated from the coding sequence ATGGGGGTCAACTGGTTAATTTTTCTTGTGGGAGGACTATTTTCAGGGAGTTTAGCTGGATTACTGGGTATTGGCGGGGGGACAATTCTAGTTCCCCTTTTAATTGCTATACATCACGATCAAACCCACTATCAACCCGTTAATGCTGTAGCTACCAGTCTATTAGCCATCGTCATTACCTCAATCTCTGGTAGCATTCAAAATTGGCGCATGGGATATCTAGACCTTAAACGAGTTATTTATATAGCCATCCCTTCTTTATTCACTGCACAAATCGGCACTTATTTAGCTAATAGTGTTCCTGATTATATTCTTTTAGCTTCTTTTGCCCTCTTGTTAATTGCCACTATCTTTTTAACCAATTTACGCAAGCAACTAGCCAGTAAAACCCCTACAGACTCCTCGAAAACAACTAATCTGATGGTTTCTTATGTGATTATTGGTGGAAGTGGAGGATTACTCGCTGGTTTTTTTGGCGTTGGCGGCGGTGTGGTTATGGTTCCTCTACAAATGTTGCTAATTAAAGAAAATATTAAAACGGCTGTTCAAACCAGTTTAGGAATTATTGTTATTACTTCTATAGCCGCTTGTGCGGGACACGCTCTACAAGGTAATGTGCAATTTTTAGAAGGTTTGCTTTTGGGTATAGGCGGCTTAATCGGGGCGCAAATTAGTACCCGTTTTCTTCCTAGATTATCAGATCAACTTGTAACTTTTTTGTTTAGGACTTTGCTGGCTATTTTATCATTTTATTTCTTGTGGAAAGCTTGGATAGCATTTTACAGTTAA
- a CDS encoding ABC transporter ATP-binding protein, whose product MSKKTQSPPSLHPLVRLVKYGRQYSNLIWKAIICSILNKIFDLAPPALIGAAVDTVVQRQNSLIAHWGIKNIFGQLLFICFLSVIIWGLESLFQYIYERLWRNLAQHIEHDLRLDAYSHIQELELAYFEEKSTGHLLAILNDDINQLERFLDFGANDILQVITTVIVISAAFFILTPGTAWMAMLPIPFILWGSIFFQKLLAPRYADVRDRVSLLNSRLANNLSGITTIKSYTTEAYEKERLGLESEGYRQSNQRAIALSAAFVPLIRMFILSGFMAILLFGGMEVINGKLAVGTYSVLVFLTQRLLWPLTSLGQTLDLYQRAMASINRVMNLLDTPITIPSGKIALPVSAIRGEIVLEEISFAYSNGYPIIKNLSLHIPAGKTIAIVGSTGSGKSTLVKLLLRLYEVQKGRIILDGIDIKHIILYDLRRGIGLVSQDVFLFHGSVRENIAYGSPDATTEEIIQAAKAAEAHDFIMQLPQDYDTIVGERGQKLSGGQRQRIAIARAILKDPPILILDEATSAVDNETEAAIARSLEKITQNRTTIAIAHRLSTIRHADCIYVLEYGQIVERGTHEELLDKEGIYANLWRVQTGVRQLSKP is encoded by the coding sequence GTGTCTAAAAAAACCCAATCTCCCCCATCACTTCATCCTCTAGTACGTCTAGTTAAATATGGACGGCAATACAGTAATTTAATCTGGAAAGCGATTATTTGCTCGATTTTAAACAAAATATTTGATTTAGCTCCCCCGGCTTTAATTGGTGCGGCAGTAGATACTGTAGTTCAACGCCAAAACTCCCTCATCGCCCATTGGGGAATAAAAAATATTTTTGGACAACTCCTATTTATCTGTTTTCTCTCTGTCATTATTTGGGGACTAGAATCACTATTTCAATATATATATGAGCGGCTCTGGCGCAATTTAGCCCAACATATTGAGCATGATTTGCGTTTAGATGCCTATAGTCATATTCAAGAGTTAGAACTAGCTTACTTTGAAGAAAAATCTACAGGTCACCTTTTAGCCATTCTCAATGATGATATTAACCAACTGGAACGGTTTTTAGATTTTGGGGCTAATGACATTTTACAGGTGATTACTACGGTAATTGTTATCAGTGCGGCTTTCTTTATTTTGACCCCTGGTACTGCTTGGATGGCCATGTTGCCCATTCCCTTTATTTTATGGGGTTCAATTTTCTTTCAAAAACTTCTCGCGCCTCGTTATGCAGATGTACGAGATAGGGTGAGTTTACTCAATTCTCGTCTGGCCAATAATTTAAGCGGCATTACTACCATTAAAAGCTATACCACAGAAGCTTATGAAAAGGAACGTCTGGGATTAGAAAGTGAAGGATATCGACAAAGTAACCAACGAGCTATCGCGCTAAGTGCCGCATTTGTGCCGTTAATTCGGATGTTTATCTTGTCCGGTTTTATGGCTATCTTACTGTTTGGAGGAATGGAAGTAATAAATGGAAAACTAGCAGTAGGAACTTATAGCGTGTTAGTTTTCCTCACACAGCGTTTATTGTGGCCGCTTACCAGCTTAGGACAAACTTTAGATTTATATCAACGGGCGATGGCTTCTATCAACAGAGTCATGAATTTATTAGATACGCCTATCACGATTCCTTCCGGGAAGATTGCGCTTCCTGTCTCGGCTATTCGGGGGGAAATTGTTTTAGAAGAAATCAGTTTTGCTTACTCAAATGGATATCCCATCATAAAAAATTTGTCTTTACATATTCCCGCCGGAAAAACCATTGCTATTGTGGGTTCTACCGGTTCAGGAAAAAGTACCCTGGTTAAACTTTTACTGCGACTTTATGAAGTTCAAAAAGGAAGAATTATTCTGGATGGAATAGATATTAAACATATTATTTTATATGACTTACGGCGAGGGATAGGATTAGTCAGTCAGGATGTGTTTCTGTTTCATGGCAGTGTGAGAGAAAATATTGCTTATGGAAGTCCGGATGCGACAACCGAAGAAATTATTCAGGCGGCTAAAGCGGCAGAAGCTCATGATTTTATTATGCAACTTCCCCAAGATTATGACACCATTGTCGGGGAAAGAGGACAAAAATTATCGGGAGGACAACGCCAAAGAATTGCTATTGCCCGGGCAATTTTAAAAGACCCTCCGATTCTAATTTTAGATGAAGCCACTTCTGCGGTGGATAATGAAACCGAAGCCGCTATTGCTCGCTCTTTAGAAAAGATTACTCAAAATCGCACCACAATTGCTATTGCTCACCGGCTTTCTACTATTCGTCATGCTGATTGTATTTATGTGCTTGAATATGGGCAAATTGTCGAACGAGGAACTCATGAAGAGTTGTTAGACAAAGAGGGCATTTATGCTAATTTGTGGCGGGTACAAACAGGGGTAAGGCAATTATCAAAACCTTAA
- the gloA gene encoding lactoylglutathione lyase translates to MRMLHTMLRVGNLEESLKFYCDVLGMKLLRQKDYPGGEFTLAFVGYGDESDHTVIELTYNWGVDSYDLGNAYGHIALGVDDIYATCSHIKAKGGKVTREPGPMKHGSTVIAFIEDPNGYKIELIQLGTQGSSQKQEAAISHQ, encoded by the coding sequence ATGCGAATGTTACACACCATGTTGCGCGTGGGCAACTTAGAAGAGTCCCTCAAGTTTTATTGTGATGTTTTGGGAATGAAGCTACTGCGCCAAAAAGATTATCCCGGAGGCGAGTTTACTCTCGCTTTTGTGGGTTATGGGGATGAATCTGACCATACCGTGATTGAATTAACTTATAACTGGGGCGTTGACAGTTATGATTTAGGGAATGCTTATGGTCATATTGCCCTTGGGGTCGATGATATTTACGCCACCTGCTCCCACATTAAAGCGAAAGGCGGTAAAGTAACCCGTGAACCTGGACCCATGAAACATGGTTCAACAGTGATTGCTTTTATCGAAGATCCCAACGGTTATAAAATTGAATTAATTCAACTGGGAACTCAAGGTTCTTCCCAAAAACAAGAAGCGGCTATTAGTCATCAGTGA
- the cobD gene encoding threonine-phosphate decarboxylase CobD translates to MRRPHHGGNLTWAAKFAGCPVSALVDFSASINPLGPPESAITAIQQGLSSLTHYPDPDYYQLRSILGQWHQLHPDWILPGNGSAELLTWASWDLSIQELTFLITPAFGDYWRALKTFSTRVQPCPLDLTLTTWKLELNSALAEPIGKRALDLKSVGLLLNNPHNPTGKLWTREEILPYVERFGLVVVDEAFMDFIPPQQQQSLISVIEDYPNLIILRSLTKFYSLPGLRLGYAIAHPQRLQRWQQWRDPWPVNLLAQQAAVAIIEDHTFQQLTWDWLPATRAKLFEGLAALPTLLPLPGAANFLLVHTNQSSSQLQEKLLKNHHIVIRDCISFPELGDRFFRVAVRTQTDNQRLVDALAKLVLSP, encoded by the coding sequence TTGAGAAGACCTCATCACGGAGGAAACTTAACCTGGGCGGCCAAGTTTGCCGGCTGTCCAGTTTCTGCGCTTGTCGATTTTTCTGCGAGTATTAACCCTTTGGGACCTCCTGAAAGCGCGATCACAGCGATACAACAAGGTCTTAGTTCCCTAACCCATTATCCGGACCCAGATTACTACCAGCTACGCTCGATTCTGGGACAATGGCATCAACTACACCCAGACTGGATCTTGCCGGGAAATGGCTCGGCAGAACTCTTAACTTGGGCAAGTTGGGACTTATCAATTCAAGAGTTAACTTTTTTAATCACTCCCGCTTTTGGGGATTATTGGCGAGCTTTAAAAACCTTTTCCACACGGGTTCAACCCTGTCCACTAGATTTAACCCTTACAACTTGGAAACTTGAGCTAAACTCGGCTCTAGCAGAGCCTATCGGGAAACGCGCACTTGATTTAAAATCTGTGGGGTTACTGCTCAATAACCCCCACAACCCAACGGGTAAATTGTGGACAAGGGAAGAAATTTTGCCTTATGTAGAAAGGTTTGGTTTAGTGGTAGTGGATGAAGCTTTTATGGACTTTATCCCTCCCCAACAACAACAAAGTTTAATCTCTGTGATTGAGGACTACCCAAATCTGATCATTTTGCGATCGCTGACCAAATTTTACAGCTTACCGGGGCTGCGTTTAGGCTATGCGATCGCTCATCCGCAACGCTTACAACGTTGGCAACAATGGCGCGATCCCTGGCCGGTTAATCTTCTCGCTCAACAAGCCGCCGTTGCCATCATAGAAGATCATACCTTTCAACAGCTAACTTGGGACTGGCTCCCTGCCACAAGAGCTAAACTATTTGAAGGACTAGCAGCGTTACCTACTCTCTTACCCTTACCCGGAGCGGCTAATTTTTTATTAGTTCACACAAACCAATCCAGTTCTCAACTACAAGAAAAACTACTCAAAAATCATCACATCGTGATCCGAGACTGTATCAGTTTTCCGGAATTAGGTGATCGCTTTTTTCGAGTTGCCGTTCGTACTCAAACCGATAACCAACGTCTTGTTGATGCTTTAGCTAAATTAGTCCTTAGTCCTTAG
- a CDS encoding carbonic anhydrase: MKKLIEGLEKFQSGYFSLHRDLFEELAHGQTPRILFITCSDSRIDPNLITQAQVGELFVIRNAGNMIPPYGATNGGEGAALEYAVHALGIEQIIVCGHSHCGAMKGLLKLNTLAEEMPLVYDWLKQAEATRRVVKDNYKDLQGEELLEVTVAENVLTQLENLQTYPIIRSKLHQNKLLLEGWIYRIETGEIFAYDSVLHDFVPPHSRLPAPEHEYNFHPSCSVKNSETTPEEEHISRSESSPKSGSNGNGHSNSATSSINSHLSAQQWERIYRGSNR; this comes from the coding sequence ATGAAAAAACTAATTGAGGGCTTAGAAAAATTCCAAAGCGGCTACTTCAGTCTTCATCGAGATCTATTTGAGGAACTCGCTCACGGACAAACGCCCCGAATTCTATTTATTACTTGTTCAGACTCCCGTATAGACCCTAATTTAATCACTCAAGCTCAAGTGGGAGAACTATTCGTCATTCGCAATGCAGGAAATATGATTCCTCCCTATGGGGCGACGAATGGAGGTGAAGGAGCCGCTCTAGAATACGCTGTTCATGCTTTGGGGATAGAACAAATTATCGTTTGTGGACACTCCCATTGTGGGGCGATGAAAGGTTTATTAAAATTAAATACACTCGCTGAAGAAATGCCTCTAGTCTATGATTGGCTTAAACAGGCAGAAGCCACCCGTCGCGTCGTCAAAGATAATTATAAAGACTTACAAGGGGAAGAATTATTAGAAGTTACTGTGGCAGAAAATGTTCTCACTCAGCTAGAAAATCTTCAGACTTATCCCATTATTCGCTCTAAACTCCATCAAAATAAACTTTTGCTTGAGGGATGGATTTACCGCATTGAAACTGGAGAAATCTTTGCCTATGATTCGGTGTTACATGATTTTGTGCCGCCCCACAGTCGTCTACCGGCACCTGAACACGAATATAATTTCCATCCTAGTTGCTCAGTGAAAAACTCAGAAACGACTCCTGAAGAGGAGCATATTTCCCGTTCAGAGTCATCCCCAAAGTCTGGCAGTAATGGGAATGGTCACTCGAATTCAGCAACAAGTAGTATTAATTCTCATTTATCTGCTCAACAGTGGGAGCGAATCTATCGAGGATCAAATCGTTAA